In Desulfofustis limnaeus, the genomic stretch GGTGGATCGTGGCGGCCCCTTGGCGCCTTATCTCCATTTTGTCGAGAGCCTCGAACGGGCCAGGTGGGAGGAGGTGGAGGCCCTGCTGCGCCGTTTCGGCCTGAACGAAGAAGCCACCGGAGACATGTACCTGGAAGCCATCGGTTGGGCCGATTGTTTCGAGACGTCAACAGGTTCTCAGTGACCCGACGCTACCGGCCGGGCATCGTGAAAATGCGGTGACAAGCCGGTGGATTCACGGTACCTTGGGCGACGGTCGAACCCGGCTCGAGCATCGTGATTGGGCCCGGGGAGATGGCGCATCGTTTTGTGAACAAGGGAGAATACCGGCGGCACCGCCGGGTGTGAGTACAGCCCTGGCCCAAAAGAGCACATGAGGGTTCATCCGGCTCAAACGTAGGTTTCTGAGACCGGGAAGGCGCAGGGCATTGCTTCCAAACGCTGCTCTACGGCCCCATCGCCGTCACGCCACGGCTGCAGACAGGCCATCGCTGGCCTACTGTGGCGGCGCCGACGGGCCTCCGCGAGGCGTGTTCCAGCAATACCCTGCGCCGGGTCTTTTGCACGTATGCCAAAAAAGCACGATTAATCCTGATGAACTCAAATAAATCAGTCATGAATCGAAAAACGATAGTCTTCAACGATTGTTATAAGTCTTTCACCAGGGATCAGGACAAGGCCCTGTCGCCGGAACAAACCATCGAGCGGTTTTTCGAGAGGCTGGAAAGACTTGAGGTGAACATCCTGAGCGAAGTGAGGCGCATCGATAACGGCCGTCTCGATATTCCCGTCTATTTCAGCGTCTGCACCGACGAGGCCCGGGCCCTGACCGGCACCAGAAAGCAGATGGGAAAGGGGGCCTCCCCTGAGCAAGCCAAAGCCTCGGCGTGCATGGAGCTTGCCGAGAGATTTTCATTTTTTTCCTATCTCCACGACGAAAACAATTTTATCCGGGGCGACTATCGTCACGTCCGCAGTCTTGGCTTCCCGGTCTTGGAACCTCAGTGGCTGCTTCGTTCGGTCGGCGATACCCGGTTGAGCACCAGTCACTTGGAACAGCTCCTGCAAGACATCCCCTTGCGCTGGTGCTGGTCCACCAATATTTCCACAGGGGAGCCGCTGCTGCTGCCCCTTTCCTGGTTCTATGCCATCAACGAGTTCAACGGCTGCTCCGCCGGGAACACCCTGGAAGAAGCGGCCCTGCAGGGAATCTGCGAGGTCGTCGAACGGCACGTCTGCTCGCTGATCAACCAATACCGGATGGTGACACCGCAGATAGATCTGGAGTCGTTGAGTGATCCGGTAGCCCGGCAACTCATCGACACGTTTCGTCGTACCGGGATCGATCTCTATCTCAACGATTTCAGTCTGGACACCGGTATCAGTACGGTCGGCGCTCTGGCTGTCGACCGCTCCACCTTTCCTGCAGCCAGCGAGATCGTTTATACGGCCGGAACCATGACCCATCCGGAAAAGGCGTTGATCCGGGCAGTTACCGAAATTGCCCAATTGGCCGGGGACTTCAATACCGGGTCCAACTATGTGGCCTCCGGCTTGCCCAAGCCCCTGTCCATGGATGAGGTGGCGTATATGACCCGGAGCGATCGGCGGACAACGGTCGACCGGATGAGTGATCTGTCCGATGCCAATATGCGCGTGGAGATCGAACGTTGCCTGGAAGCCTTGCGTCGCAGTGGCATGGAGGTCTTCATGATCGACGTTTCCCATCCCCGTCTCGACATTCCGGCGCTCTATACCATTATTCCCGGCGCCCATTTCCGGGAACGTTCGATCCGTCGGGATGCCGGGCTCTTCGCCGCCAAACTGCTGCACGATCTCTGCGATGACCGGGAACAGCTCCATACCGGTCTGGAGCGGATGGCGACGCTTTTGCCGGATGCCTACTATCTCTCATTCTATCGAGGCATCGCGCAGCTGACCGATGGCCGCTACGCGGTCGCCGTCGAGCAGTTCCAGCGGGCGCTGGCACTGCAACCGGAGAAGGAAGACCGCACCTCGATCCTGGCCTATCAGGGACAGGCCCTCAAGGAGGAGCACCGTTATGACGAGGCGATTGAGGTCTTACGCCTGGGTCTTGAGGAAGATGAAGAGCGGCCCGACATCCACAACCTGCTCGGCTTTTGTCATTTTAAAAAGGAACAATACGAAAGAGCCATTACCCACTTTGAGCGCGCTGTCGCCCTGAATCCCGCCTCGGCCATGGACTATGCCAATCTTGGTGTCAACCATCGTCGTCTGGGCAATCGGGATGAGGCGGTTCATTATTTCACTCTGGCGGTGACCATGGACCCATCCATCGACTTCGCCCGCAGCCAGCTTGAGGAGTTGCTCGAAGAGTCATGATGAAAGTGGGGACCATCTGGGTGCTCATGGCCAGGTCGACTGCGGTCCTGGTAGTGCTGGTCGGATTGTGGGGTGCCGCTGCCGAAGCGGCCGATGCGGCTGATGAGGGGCGGGCCACTGCGCTGAAAAATAAAGCGAAGCTCGCCTACTGGGGGGTCGGGGAACGGCAGGACTACCGGCGTGCCCTGCAACTCTACGAGCAGGCTGCGGCGCTGGGAGATGTGGAGGCGAGCTACCTAGCCGGTGGGATGTACTATACCGGCAAGGGCGCCCCGAGAAATTTGTTCAAGGCCTTCACCTATCTCGATTACGCCGCTTCTCAGGGGCAGAGCTCGACTGATGCGCAGCGGGCCTTGGCCCAATTCTATCTGCTCGGTACGGTGGTGCCACAGAACTATGCCAAGGCCGCCGAATGGTATGAGACGGCGGCCGCGGCCGGCGACCCGGAGGCCGAAGTGGAGCTGGGTGTGTTGCTGTTTGCCGGCCGCGGGGTCGAGCAGGATTATGAGCGTGCCTATGAGTTGTTTCAACGGGCGGCGTATCGGAATAACCAGCTTGCCCAGTACAATCTGGGGATCATGTGGTTCACCGGCAACGGTGTTCCTCAGCTTGATTTAACCAAGGCCTACGCCTGGTTCAGTGTGGCGGCTGGCAATGGCCTTGCCGATGCCGCTCAGGCTCGGGATTACGTGGCCGGCACCCTGAACGAATCGGAGCTGAACCGGGGCCAGGCGGAGGCGTCCCGGATTTTCATCGAGCTGCAGCGTCAACGGTTGCCGGCCGCTGCGGCCGATGAACCACGATAGAAAAGGGCAAGACCTTTACCCATGGATCGGAATCGATGACCATCGCGGTGTGCGCCATCACCGAACAGGGGCGGCGTCTGGCCGAGAAGATCACGGCCGGCCTTAGCTCCACCGTCCTACTGTCGAACGGGCAAGGGGTCCGGTCGACCATCGAGCAGGCCTGGGATCGTTACGACGGACTGGTCTGCATCATGGCCGCCGGCATTGTGGTGCGCTGTATCGCCGGCCTGTGTAGAAATAAACGGGTCGACCCGGCAGTGGTGGTGGTCGATGACAGGGGTGAACATGTCATTGCGCTGCTGTCCGGTCATCTGGGCGGGGCCAATGGTTTGGCGAAAGAGATCGCCGCCGCTATCGGCGGCAGACCGGTCATCACCACGGGATCGGATGTCTCCGGGCATACGGCTCTGGATCTATGGGCGGAGGAACACGGTCTGGCGGTGGTCAATCCGGAGCTTCTGCCGGAGCTTGGCACCAGGCTGCTTGATCGGGGGACGCTCAAGGTCTTCATGGATGGTAGCTGGAAACTTCCGCTCCCCCCTGATTTTCGAGGTTGCGCGCGACGTCAGGAGGCGGACGTGGTGATCGCGCCCCAAGGAGAGGTGCCGAACTCGGCGCTGTGGCTGCTTCCCCGTTGTCGTTATCTCGGGCTTGGCTGCCGCAAAGGAGCACCGGTGGCCGATTTTGAAGCGGCTCTCGATGACCTGCAACGCCGTTTTGGCCTCGATCCGCGAAGCGTTGCCGCCGTCGCCAGCATCGATGTGAAGCGATGGGAGCCGGGCCTGCGGCAGTTCGCCGAGGTCCATCGCTGGCCGCTTCGTTTTTTCAGCAAGGACCAATTGAATCTGGCCGGGGCGCCATCGGCTTCGCCCACCGTATTTGCAAAAGTCGGCGCCCACAGCGTCTGTGAGGCGGCCGCGCTGCTGGCCGCCGGGACGTTAGGAAAGCCAGCAAAATTGATTATCAACAAGGTGAAATGGAAGACAATAACGGCAGCGGTAGCGCAGCGGGAAGAGTAAGTGTTGTGGGCATTGGCCCCGGATCCGCCGATTATCTGACTCCTGCCGCCAGGGCGGCGATTCTTGCTAGCGAAGTGGTGCTCGGGTATCGGACCTACCTGCATCTGATTGAGCCGCTGTTGGCCGGCAAACAGGTGATCAGCTCGTCGATGATGCAGGAAGTCGAACGGGTCCAGACCGCTCTGCAACTGGCCGAACAAGGCGCCGAGGTGGCCCTGGTGTCGGGCGGGGATCCGGGTATTTATGCCATGGCCGGCCTGGTCTACGAAATCGCGGCCGAACGCGACAGCCCCGCGGATATCGCCATAGTTGCCGGTGTGGCTGCGTTGAACAGCTGTGCGGAGCGGCTCGGAGCGCCGCTGATGCACGACTTCGCCGCCATCAGTCTGTCTGATCTATTGACCCCGTGGGCGGTCATCGAGCGTCGGCTCGAGGCCGCTGCTGTCGCCGATTTCGTCATTGTGCTGTACAACCCGAAGTCCAAGAAACGGGCCCATCACCTACCGCGGGCCCTGGAAATTATTGGCTCGCACCGAAACCCCGAGACCCCGGTGGGGATGGTGACGGCCGCCACCCGTGATGGCGAGCGCACCCTTATTGCCCCGCTGCGGGAGTTTGACCCCGCCCTGGTGGATATGCAGACCACCGTCATCGTCGGTAATTCGCATACCTTTGTGTGGCGGGGAAAGATGATCACCCCGCGTGGGTACCGCACCAAATATCGGCTCGATTGAGGACGATCGATGGAGATTTACCTGATTCGCCATGGCCGAACCATGGCGCCCGAGGAATATAACGGCAGCACCGATATCGCCCTGTCCCCGGAAGGTATGGAGCAGGCCAGAAGATCGGGAGCACTGCTTCAGCCGATCCGATTTGATGGTTGTTTCTGCAGCCCCCTGTCCCGGTGCCGCACGACCCTGGAGATGCTCTCCATCGATGTGGAGGCAGTCGTTGCCGACGAGTTGCGCGAGGTGGATTTCGGCCAGTGGGAAGGGTTGACCCTGGCGCAGATTGCCGAGCGGGACCACCACAACTTGGAACGTTGGCGGGTGGAGCGGGGCCGTTTCACCTTCCCCGGTGGCGAATCCATCGAATCGTTCAGCGGCCGAGTCGCCACCTGGTTCGACGCGCTTGCCGACTCCGGGCACGAGCGGGTTCTGGTGGTCACCCATGCCGGGGTAATCCGGCGGGCGCTTTGTCATATGCTCCGGCTCGGTTACGATCACATCTATACCTTTGCCATCCGCGAGGCCGGCGTGGCTCTGGTGAATCGTCGGCCGGACTTCTGTGTGCTCGAATATCTGAATCGCGGGGGAGGGGTGGATGGCTGAACTGGTTTTGGTGGTCGGTGGAACCAGGAGCGGCAAGAGCGATTATGCCCAGCAACGGTGTGAGCTGCTGCCGGGCAGCCGCTGCTTCCTGGCCACCTGCGTCCCTCTGGACAACGAGATGCAGGATCGCGTGGCGCGCCACCGATTGGCCCGGCAAACGCAACGGTGGACGACCGTTGAGGAGCCGCTGCACCTTGACGAGGCGATCCGGAGCCATCCCGATTTTGACGTCTATCTCGTCGACTGTCTGACGCTCTGGGTCAGCAATATGCTCCTGGATAAGCCGGATATGAGCGTTGAACAGGCTTTACGTGCTTTGGAACTGCAGGTCGAGGCGCTGCTCGACGCCTTGTGCATCAGGCAGGCGACCGCGGTGTTGGTGAGCGGTGAGGTGGGTATGGGCATTGTCCCTGAAAACCGGTTGGCGCGGCTGTTTCGTGACCTGGTCGGACGATGCAACCAACTGGTGGCCGAGCGGGCCGACGAGGTGGTCCTGGTCAGTTGCGGGATTCCGCTGCACCTCAAGAACAGAGGTCGGTCATTTGATTAAGGAGAAAGGGATCAC encodes the following:
- the cobU gene encoding bifunctional adenosylcobinamide kinase/adenosylcobinamide-phosphate guanylyltransferase produces the protein MAELVLVVGGTRSGKSDYAQQRCELLPGSRCFLATCVPLDNEMQDRVARHRLARQTQRWTTVEEPLHLDEAIRSHPDFDVYLVDCLTLWVSNMLLDKPDMSVEQALRALELQVEALLDALCIRQATAVLVSGEVGMGIVPENRLARLFRDLVGRCNQLVAERADEVVLVSCGIPLHLKNRGRSFD
- a CDS encoding tetratricopeptide repeat protein, with amino-acid sequence MMKVGTIWVLMARSTAVLVVLVGLWGAAAEAADAADEGRATALKNKAKLAYWGVGERQDYRRALQLYEQAAALGDVEASYLAGGMYYTGKGAPRNLFKAFTYLDYAASQGQSSTDAQRALAQFYLLGTVVPQNYAKAAEWYETAAAAGDPEAEVELGVLLFAGRGVEQDYERAYELFQRAAYRNNQLAQYNLGIMWFTGNGVPQLDLTKAYAWFSVAAGNGLADAAQARDYVAGTLNESELNRGQAEASRIFIELQRQRLPAAAADEPR
- a CDS encoding histidine phosphatase family protein, which produces MEIYLIRHGRTMAPEEYNGSTDIALSPEGMEQARRSGALLQPIRFDGCFCSPLSRCRTTLEMLSIDVEAVVADELREVDFGQWEGLTLAQIAERDHHNLERWRVERGRFTFPGGESIESFSGRVATWFDALADSGHERVLVVTHAGVIRRALCHMLRLGYDHIYTFAIREAGVALVNRRPDFCVLEYLNRGGGVDG
- the cobJ gene encoding precorrin-3B C(17)-methyltransferase, translated to MEDNNGSGSAAGRVSVVGIGPGSADYLTPAARAAILASEVVLGYRTYLHLIEPLLAGKQVISSSMMQEVERVQTALQLAEQGAEVALVSGGDPGIYAMAGLVYEIAAERDSPADIAIVAGVAALNSCAERLGAPLMHDFAAISLSDLLTPWAVIERRLEAAAVADFVIVLYNPKSKKRAHHLPRALEIIGSHRNPETPVGMVTAATRDGERTLIAPLREFDPALVDMQTTVIVGNSHTFVWRGKMITPRGYRTKYRLD
- a CDS encoding YcaO-like family protein gives rise to the protein MNSNKSVMNRKTIVFNDCYKSFTRDQDKALSPEQTIERFFERLERLEVNILSEVRRIDNGRLDIPVYFSVCTDEARALTGTRKQMGKGASPEQAKASACMELAERFSFFSYLHDENNFIRGDYRHVRSLGFPVLEPQWLLRSVGDTRLSTSHLEQLLQDIPLRWCWSTNISTGEPLLLPLSWFYAINEFNGCSAGNTLEEAALQGICEVVERHVCSLINQYRMVTPQIDLESLSDPVARQLIDTFRRTGIDLYLNDFSLDTGISTVGALAVDRSTFPAASEIVYTAGTMTHPEKALIRAVTEIAQLAGDFNTGSNYVASGLPKPLSMDEVAYMTRSDRRTTVDRMSDLSDANMRVEIERCLEALRRSGMEVFMIDVSHPRLDIPALYTIIPGAHFRERSIRRDAGLFAAKLLHDLCDDREQLHTGLERMATLLPDAYYLSFYRGIAQLTDGRYAVAVEQFQRALALQPEKEDRTSILAYQGQALKEEHRYDEAIEVLRLGLEEDEERPDIHNLLGFCHFKKEQYERAITHFERAVALNPASAMDYANLGVNHRRLGNRDEAVHYFTLAVTMDPSIDFARSQLEELLEES
- a CDS encoding cobalt-precorrin 5A hydrolase, giving the protein MTIAVCAITEQGRRLAEKITAGLSSTVLLSNGQGVRSTIEQAWDRYDGLVCIMAAGIVVRCIAGLCRNKRVDPAVVVVDDRGEHVIALLSGHLGGANGLAKEIAAAIGGRPVITTGSDVSGHTALDLWAEEHGLAVVNPELLPELGTRLLDRGTLKVFMDGSWKLPLPPDFRGCARRQEADVVIAPQGEVPNSALWLLPRCRYLGLGCRKGAPVADFEAALDDLQRRFGLDPRSVAAVASIDVKRWEPGLRQFAEVHRWPLRFFSKDQLNLAGAPSASPTVFAKVGAHSVCEAAALLAAGTLGKPAKLIINKVKWKTITAAVAQREE